One part of the Bacillota bacterium genome encodes these proteins:
- the ychF gene encoding redox-regulated ATPase YchF gives MALSCGLVGLPNAGKSSLFNAITSGAASVAPYPFTTVDPNVGTVPVPDSRLDRLAAIVKPRTVVPAALEVVDVAGLVKGASKGEGLGNRFLGHIREVDAVVHVVRCHTDGNVPHSEATISPARDAAIVNLELVLADLETIERRRERIGKAARYGEKKEAAEDALLARVEEALKRGIPARIAGLSEDDIPVVAALFLITLKPVIYVGNVPEGTTESDPDPRYRELVEVARREGAAVMPVSAKIEAEIAELDTADRQAFLQDLGMEVPGSLRVIKKAYEALDLITFYTFNEKEARAWAIRRGTRAPRAAGKIHTDMEKGFVKAEVLPLAGLERSGSFAAARDRGLLRIEGRDYEVQDGDVIFFRFA, from the coding sequence ATGGCGCTGTCGTGCGGCCTCGTAGGGCTACCCAACGCCGGCAAGTCCTCACTGTTCAATGCCATAACGTCCGGCGCCGCTTCCGTGGCGCCGTATCCTTTTACTACGGTGGATCCGAACGTCGGGACTGTCCCAGTTCCCGACTCCCGGCTCGACCGGCTCGCGGCGATAGTCAAGCCAAGGACGGTGGTGCCGGCGGCCCTCGAGGTTGTCGACGTCGCCGGGCTCGTAAAAGGAGCGAGCAAGGGCGAGGGGCTGGGGAACAGGTTTCTCGGGCATATCCGCGAGGTGGACGCCGTAGTTCACGTCGTGAGGTGTCACACGGACGGCAACGTCCCACACTCGGAAGCCACTATAAGTCCTGCGCGAGATGCGGCCATTGTCAACCTCGAGCTCGTGCTTGCCGATCTGGAGACGATTGAACGCAGGCGCGAGAGGATCGGCAAGGCGGCGCGATACGGCGAGAAGAAGGAAGCAGCCGAGGACGCTCTCCTCGCGAGGGTAGAAGAGGCGCTCAAGAGGGGGATCCCGGCGCGGATCGCGGGGCTGAGTGAGGACGACATTCCAGTAGTCGCGGCGCTGTTCCTGATCACGCTGAAGCCCGTGATATATGTGGGGAACGTCCCCGAGGGCACAACGGAGTCGGACCCCGACCCACGGTACCGGGAACTGGTCGAGGTCGCGCGGCGAGAGGGCGCCGCGGTGATGCCCGTGTCCGCGAAGATCGAAGCCGAGATCGCCGAGCTCGACACCGCGGACAGGCAGGCGTTCCTGCAGGACCTGGGTATGGAGGTGCCCGGCAGCCTGCGGGTAATCAAGAAGGCATACGAGGCGCTGGATCTCATCACGTTCTACACGTTCAACGAGAAAGAGGCGCGTGCGTGGGCAATCAGGAGGGGGACGCGCGCGCCGCGCGCGGCGGGCAAGATACACACCGACATGGAGAAAGGGTTCGTCAAGGCCGAAGTGCTGCCGCTGGCCGGCCTCGAGAGGTCCGGGTCGTTTGCCGCGGCCCGCGACCGTGGCCTGCTGCGCATTGAGGGCAGGGATTACGAGGTGCAGGACGGCGACGTGATCTTTTTCCGCTTCGCGTGA
- a CDS encoding DUF951 domain-containing protein: MMDRFKIGDVVRLKKQHPCGSSDWEITRTGIDFGLKCLGCGRRVMIPRPKFERSVREIKRAGETGGNAPSWGNRGGGGK; the protein is encoded by the coding sequence GTGATGGACAGGTTCAAGATAGGCGACGTCGTCAGGCTCAAGAAGCAGCATCCGTGCGGTTCGTCGGATTGGGAGATCACCCGCACGGGCATCGACTTTGGGCTGAAGTGCCTTGGATGCGGGCGGCGCGTGATGATACCACGTCCCAAGTTCGAGAGGAGCGTCCGCGAGATCAAGCGCGCGGGCGAAACCGGCGGCAACGCCCCGTCGTGGGGCAACCGTGGCGGAGGGGGCAAGTGA
- a CDS encoding mechanosensitive ion channel family protein yields the protein MSVVEVVQRYTIEILEMFSAANLLRALAVLVVGQIVVRLGSRIIDRLPFTSRGLAKRGAAGAPQDERRALTLRGILKSVLRFTVHALVILIILETFGVRTSSLLAGAGVVGLALGLGAQNLIRDVLAGMFIVYEDQFNVGDHVTWAGVTGIVEEMGLRVAKVRDFGGQLHFIPYGVADKVTNHTRGTMRALVEVPVSFDESPRRVLDALSEACRSVAETSSHVREAPSVLGITSLEGQRVVYTIVARAEAMGQWALEREIRLAVSEVFQRMNINPPDPLGEALARGAAPPVETGGPAPAGEPAPPHGVGPAAGGS from the coding sequence ATGAGCGTGGTAGAGGTGGTACAGCGATACACCATAGAAATACTGGAGATGTTCAGCGCCGCCAACTTGTTGAGGGCACTCGCGGTGCTTGTCGTAGGGCAGATTGTGGTCCGCCTCGGCTCACGGATCATTGACCGCCTGCCGTTCACGTCCAGGGGGCTGGCCAAGCGCGGTGCCGCCGGGGCGCCGCAGGACGAGAGGCGCGCGTTGACCCTGAGGGGGATCCTCAAGAGCGTACTGCGTTTCACAGTCCACGCACTCGTGATACTGATCATCCTGGAGACCTTCGGTGTGCGGACGTCCTCGCTGCTGGCCGGAGCCGGAGTCGTCGGACTCGCGCTTGGCCTTGGCGCGCAGAACCTCATACGCGACGTCCTCGCGGGGATGTTCATCGTGTACGAGGACCAGTTCAACGTGGGCGACCACGTTACGTGGGCGGGTGTAACCGGGATCGTCGAGGAAATGGGCCTGAGAGTTGCGAAGGTAAGGGACTTTGGTGGGCAGCTCCATTTCATTCCGTATGGCGTTGCCGACAAGGTCACGAACCACACCCGCGGGACGATGCGGGCGCTCGTCGAGGTTCCCGTCTCTTTTGATGAATCACCGCGGCGAGTGCTCGACGCACTGAGCGAGGCGTGCAGGTCCGTGGCGGAGACGAGCAGCCATGTCAGGGAGGCCCCAAGCGTCCTCGGGATAACCTCACTCGAGGGGCAGCGTGTAGTATACACAATCGTGGCGAGGGCTGAGGCGATGGGGCAGTGGGCGCTGGAGCGCGAGATCCGGCTGGCCGTGAGCGAGGTGTTCCAGCGGATGAACATCAATCCACCTGATCCGCTCGGGGAGGCTCTGGCGCGTGGGGCGGCGCCTCCGGTCGAGACAGGCGGACCCGCGCCCGCCGGGGAGCCTGCGCCGCCACACGGCGTCGGGCCTGCCGCTGGAGGCTCGTGA
- the yyaC gene encoding spore protease YyaC produces the protein MRPARSGGSPVTLVAEERINARHPDASNLVSCAVLRLLESHPSPRPLSILCIGTDRSTGDSLGPLVGTELRKDPRIHASVVGHLDCPLHATNLMDELVVLGRARPSPLVIAVDACLGRHDQIGTVVVGKGPLKPGAGVNKCLPPVGDVFVTGTVNVGGFMEYLVLQNTRLSLVFAMANVIARGLRAAVSEYAVRPPADYGLCSGAVPAGSTRTL, from the coding sequence ATGCGGCCAGCTCGTAGCGGAGGGAGTCCAGTGACATTGGTTGCCGAAGAACGCATCAACGCGCGCCATCCCGATGCATCGAACCTCGTATCATGCGCAGTGTTGCGGCTTCTCGAGAGCCACCCCTCTCCCCGCCCGCTGTCCATCCTCTGCATAGGTACTGACCGCTCGACTGGTGATTCTTTGGGCCCACTCGTGGGAACGGAGCTCCGGAAGGACCCCAGGATTCACGCATCCGTCGTGGGCCACCTCGACTGCCCGCTTCACGCGACCAACTTGATGGATGAGCTCGTGGTCCTCGGCCGGGCCAGGCCGTCGCCGCTGGTGATCGCGGTCGACGCGTGCCTGGGCAGGCACGACCAGATCGGGACTGTCGTCGTCGGGAAGGGCCCGTTGAAACCGGGAGCCGGAGTGAACAAGTGCCTTCCCCCGGTCGGCGACGTATTCGTGACGGGCACCGTTAACGTGGGAGGGTTCATGGAGTACCTGGTACTACAGAACACGAGGCTGAGCCTCGTGTTCGCCATGGCCAACGTGATTGCGCGCGGGCTCCGGGCCGCGGTATCGGAATACGCGGTCCGCCCGCCCGCCGATTACGGCCTGTGTTCCGGCGCGGTCCCTGCCGGCTCGACCCGCACCCTCTAG
- a CDS encoding YkuS family protein, translating into MAVDDDLTNVRDALLRRGYDVVTLDQPGWAEANAVVIKGMDRDFMDVQDVTTRAPVIDASGLTEEEIVQAIEDRLTLQEPRGRF; encoded by the coding sequence ATCGCAGTCGACGACGACCTCACGAACGTCAGGGATGCGCTGTTACGCAGGGGATACGACGTGGTAACCCTGGATCAGCCGGGGTGGGCGGAAGCCAACGCGGTCGTGATAAAGGGCATGGACAGAGACTTCATGGACGTGCAGGACGTTACCACGAGGGCGCCGGTCATCGATGCCAGCGGGCTTACCGAGGAGGAAATAGTCCAGGCCATCGAAGACCGGCTCACGCTGCAGGAACCACGCGGCCGGTTCTAG
- a CDS encoding phosphoribosyltransferase — MFRDRREAGRLLLAEVRGLNLEKPVVLGVPRGGVVVAAEVSRGLGAPLDVIIPRKIGAPFNPELAIGAVAQDGSIILDESLVAALHVGEAYIASKAREETREIDRRLRVFRGGRPALDLEGMDVVVVDDGVATGLTITAALRSIQNRSPSRLVLAIPVAPQDAVRRLGEEVDDLVCLGTPEPFSAVGQWYLNFEQVEDEEVIALLEESWRGRSPWDT; from the coding sequence CTGTTCAGAGACAGGCGCGAGGCCGGACGACTGCTGTTGGCCGAGGTTCGCGGGCTCAACCTGGAGAAGCCGGTGGTCCTCGGTGTGCCGAGGGGCGGTGTCGTTGTCGCCGCCGAGGTGTCGAGGGGCCTCGGCGCCCCGCTCGACGTCATCATACCCCGGAAGATCGGCGCGCCATTCAACCCCGAACTGGCGATAGGGGCGGTGGCGCAGGACGGGTCCATCATTCTGGACGAGTCGCTCGTGGCCGCCCTCCACGTCGGCGAGGCGTACATAGCCTCGAAGGCTCGCGAAGAAACCCGGGAGATCGACCGCAGGCTCAGAGTGTTTCGGGGCGGCCGGCCAGCCCTGGATCTCGAGGGGATGGACGTCGTCGTCGTGGACGACGGCGTCGCGACGGGCCTGACGATAACCGCCGCTCTCCGCTCCATACAAAACCGCTCACCTTCCAGATTGGTCCTGGCGATTCCGGTCGCGCCGCAGGACGCGGTCCGGCGACTCGGCGAGGAAGTCGATGACCTGGTCTGCCTCGGGACACCCGAGCCATTCTCCGCCGTGGGGCAGTGGTACCTGAACTTCGAGCAGGTGGAGGACGAAGAGGTAATCGCCCTGCTCGAGGAGTCGTGGCGCGGCCGGTCTCCGTGGGATACGTAA
- a CDS encoding diacylglycerol kinase family lipid kinase, with the protein MIRTERTVYIVNPVAGKGKSLRIWALLEPLLRKRGEAIECRVTPGPNSVSQVARQAFEEGYDRIVAVGGDGTVQEVANGIAGTDCEFGIVPAGTGNDFAKTLDLPKGLEALANVLIGDHSIRVDLGRMNGDFFVNIAGAGIDAVIADRVNRGPVYINGTVTYLVTAIPTLLSYRSPRMRVCIDGNVIEDEMLLVAVGNGQYYGGGVKMVPDARVDDGIFHIVIVSGVGRWEAMRLLPLTYSGRHMEYRKCAVYSGTEVRIDSETLTPVQADGNIVGVLPAVFTVAPSALRVLVPRGRER; encoded by the coding sequence GTGATCCGGACGGAACGAACGGTTTACATAGTCAACCCGGTCGCGGGTAAAGGGAAGTCCCTCAGGATCTGGGCTTTGCTGGAACCGTTGTTGAGGAAACGCGGTGAGGCTATCGAATGCAGAGTCACGCCTGGGCCGAACAGCGTATCGCAGGTCGCGCGGCAGGCGTTCGAAGAGGGGTATGACCGCATCGTGGCGGTCGGGGGCGACGGCACCGTCCAGGAGGTTGCGAACGGTATTGCCGGGACGGACTGCGAATTCGGGATCGTCCCCGCAGGGACCGGCAACGATTTCGCGAAGACACTCGATCTTCCTAAAGGACTTGAGGCCCTGGCGAACGTACTGATCGGTGACCACTCCATTCGGGTCGACCTGGGCCGCATGAACGGCGACTTCTTCGTTAACATAGCGGGCGCCGGCATCGATGCGGTGATAGCGGATCGCGTCAACAGGGGACCGGTCTACATCAACGGCACGGTCACGTACCTGGTCACCGCGATACCCACGCTCCTTTCTTACAGGTCACCGCGGATGAGAGTCTGTATCGACGGGAACGTCATCGAGGACGAGATGCTTCTCGTGGCCGTCGGTAATGGGCAGTACTACGGTGGGGGAGTCAAGATGGTGCCGGATGCCCGCGTCGACGACGGCATCTTCCACATAGTGATTGTCAGCGGGGTCGGCCGCTGGGAGGCCATGAGGCTGCTTCCCCTGACGTATTCGGGCCGGCACATGGAGTACCGTAAGTGCGCTGTGTATTCGGGGACCGAGGTGAGGATCGATTCCGAGACGCTGACCCCAGTGCAGGCCGACGGAAACATCGTGGGCGTCCTGCCCGCAGTATTCACTGTGGCTCCATCGGCGCTGAGAGTACTCGTGCCGCGCGGTCGCGAGAGGTGA
- a CDS encoding polymer-forming cytoskeletal protein, producing MFGKKDGPEKSDRIETIVGQDTEFKGTIASSGGVRIDGRVEGEINCKGDIIVGESASVIANIKGRNVTVAGELKGNVETDGKLELAGTARLVGDIKVSSLVVADGAMFRGASEMKRDGKDQTAKAPVQAPKP from the coding sequence ATGTTCGGGAAGAAGGACGGGCCTGAAAAGAGCGACAGGATCGAGACGATCGTCGGCCAGGACACCGAGTTCAAGGGAACCATCGCTTCTTCCGGCGGCGTGCGCATAGATGGCCGCGTGGAGGGCGAAATCAACTGCAAGGGTGACATCATAGTCGGTGAGAGCGCCAGCGTGATAGCAAATATCAAGGGACGAAACGTGACCGTGGCCGGCGAATTGAAGGGCAACGTCGAGACCGACGGGAAGCTCGAGCTCGCGGGGACGGCCAGGCTGGTCGGGGACATCAAGGTCAGCAGCCTGGTTGTGGCCGACGGGGCGATGTTTCGCGGCGCGAGCGAGATGAAGAGAGATGGAAAGGACCAGACCGCCAAGGCGCCGGTGCAAGCCCCCAAACCCTGA
- a CDS encoding peptidoglycan DD-metalloendopeptidase family protein produces MTGSKRKADQAFTIMVVPHSGDKPVSFPFRTVWLKVAAAILGIALLSTCVFAVRYRYMTRVVGENDVELKQLRAENSSQKELLDKLRCEATEVEEKLNSLEALDNQIREIIKKERTLISSRSDPAAMSARSIEQRMALAEVSRSGAALRRQGLFEGLIEEARLREQSLTQALNDLQETVAFLRVKPSIWPTLGAVTSRFGFRRSPITRSRDFHEGLDIGAPYGAPVAAAGDGVVVYAGWHGGLGRTIIIDHGYGMRTWYGHCLRLAAKVGQKVERGQVIGQVGSSGSSTGPHLHFQLTLNGKCVDPEDFISLSGL; encoded by the coding sequence TTGACCGGCTCCAAGAGGAAAGCCGATCAGGCCTTCACTATAATGGTGGTTCCCCACTCGGGGGACAAGCCGGTTTCCTTCCCCTTCCGAACGGTATGGTTGAAGGTAGCCGCGGCTATCCTCGGTATTGCGCTTCTGTCCACCTGCGTTTTCGCCGTCAGGTACAGGTACATGACGCGCGTCGTCGGAGAGAACGACGTCGAGCTCAAACAGCTGAGGGCGGAGAACTCCAGCCAGAAGGAGTTGCTCGACAAGCTCAGGTGCGAGGCCACCGAGGTTGAGGAGAAGCTGAACAGTCTCGAGGCGCTGGACAACCAGATTCGCGAGATCATCAAGAAGGAAAGGACCCTGATTTCGTCGCGCTCGGACCCGGCGGCGATGTCGGCAAGGTCGATCGAGCAGAGAATGGCCCTGGCCGAGGTGTCCCGCAGCGGAGCGGCTTTGCGAAGACAGGGCCTTTTCGAGGGACTCATCGAGGAGGCGCGCCTGCGCGAGCAAAGCCTTACCCAGGCCCTTAACGATCTCCAGGAGACCGTGGCGTTCCTCAGAGTCAAGCCGTCGATATGGCCGACGCTCGGTGCCGTTACATCGCGGTTTGGGTTCCGGCGGTCGCCCATCACGAGGTCGAGGGACTTCCACGAAGGCCTCGACATAGGGGCTCCTTATGGGGCGCCGGTGGCCGCCGCGGGTGATGGGGTGGTGGTGTACGCGGGCTGGCATGGCGGGCTCGGCAGGACCATCATCATCGACCATGGATACGGGATGAGGACCTGGTACGGTCACTGCCTGCGCCTGGCCGCGAAGGTCGGGCAGAAGGTGGAGAGGGGTCAGGTTATCGGGCAGGTAGGGTCGAGCGGTTCCTCAACAGGCCCGCACCTCCACTTCCAGCTGACCCTCAATGGAAAATGTGTGGACCCCGAGGACTTCATTTCATTGAGTGGCCTATAA
- the alr gene encoding alanine racemase: MIGLSQIRPAWAEVDLDAIANNISVMKAGLAPGSSIMAVVKAAGYGHGAVPVARASLDAGAGSLGVATLHEALELRRAGITAPVLVLGYTPEEQAEIVVANDVTQAVWTIPGVQALLSAARRLGKPALMHLKIDSGMGRIGARPGEELDRLVEALMSAGLEEIDGAFTHFSVADTDPDYTEHQFATFMDSVEKIERRGLRARTLHCCGSAALIGYREYHLDMIRPGIVLYGYPPVPAQGFRIALTIKARLSHVKTVNTGDSISYGRTYIADRAVRVGSLPLGYADGYRRVLSNKGEVVVGGTRARILGRVCMDQFMVDLSGIEGVSAGDVVTVLSSDPKAGPTAADLAAACGTIVNDILTGLSPRLPRVYHRGGEWFTLDPGGARLDVDPGS; the protein is encoded by the coding sequence TTGATAGGACTCAGCCAGATCCGGCCGGCCTGGGCGGAGGTCGACCTCGACGCCATCGCGAACAACATCTCCGTGATGAAGGCGGGGCTGGCGCCCGGCTCGTCGATCATGGCGGTGGTCAAGGCGGCGGGGTATGGCCACGGCGCGGTCCCTGTCGCCCGGGCTTCACTGGACGCGGGGGCCGGGAGTCTCGGTGTCGCCACGTTGCATGAGGCGCTGGAGCTCCGGCGAGCGGGAATCACTGCGCCGGTGCTGGTCCTGGGCTATACCCCGGAAGAGCAGGCGGAAATCGTCGTGGCCAATGACGTAACCCAGGCGGTATGGACTATCCCTGGCGTACAGGCGCTGCTATCGGCGGCCAGGCGGCTCGGGAAGCCAGCCCTCATGCACCTGAAGATAGACTCGGGGATGGGGCGCATCGGTGCGCGACCGGGTGAGGAACTCGACCGGCTGGTGGAGGCCCTGATGAGCGCGGGCCTGGAAGAAATCGACGGGGCTTTCACTCACTTCTCGGTCGCCGACACAGATCCCGACTACACCGAACACCAGTTCGCTACGTTCATGGACTCGGTCGAGAAGATCGAGAGGCGCGGCTTGAGGGCACGCACACTTCACTGCTGTGGGAGCGCCGCGCTGATCGGGTACCGGGAGTACCACCTCGACATGATCCGGCCCGGCATCGTCCTGTACGGATATCCACCCGTGCCCGCCCAGGGATTCCGGATAGCGTTGACCATCAAGGCCCGGCTTTCCCACGTCAAGACGGTGAATACGGGCGACAGCATAAGCTACGGCCGCACTTACATAGCCGACAGGGCGGTCAGAGTCGGATCGCTGCCGCTCGGGTATGCCGACGGATACCGCCGCGTCCTCTCCAACAAGGGCGAGGTCGTGGTGGGCGGCACGCGCGCCCGCATCCTGGGGCGGGTCTGCATGGACCAGTTCATGGTGGACCTTAGCGGCATCGAAGGGGTTTCCGCCGGGGACGTAGTGACCGTGCTGTCATCCGACCCGAAGGCCGGTCCTACCGCCGCCGACCTTGCAGCCGCGTGTGGAACGATCGTCAACGATATCCTGACCGGGCTCAGCCCGCGACTACCGCGAGTGTATCACCGCGGCGGGGAATGGTTCACGCTCGATCCCGGCGGGGCGAGACTCGACGTAGACCCCGGCTCGTGA
- a CDS encoding DUF554 domain-containing protein, translating to MIGSIVNAAVVVAGSLVGAFGLKGVSEKTRNTVTSVMGLPVVLIGIGMAMKTASVFSVILSLVGGAVIGENLAIEDRLNQVGRALEARFPQKSGDFTKGFVTATLIYCIGAMAVMGAIEEGLSGRRDILYAKSLLDGVTSVILSSAMGLGVMFSAVPVLVYQGSISLMAQAIERFLTEAAIREVSATGGLMIVGIGLNMLGATKIPVGNLLPGLVIAAVLAMTGILA from the coding sequence TTGATCGGATCGATCGTCAACGCGGCGGTCGTCGTGGCTGGCAGCCTGGTGGGGGCCTTCGGGCTCAAGGGCGTTTCCGAGAAGACCAGGAATACCGTCACGAGCGTGATGGGGCTCCCAGTGGTACTCATCGGCATCGGCATGGCCATGAAAACCGCCAGCGTCTTTTCGGTGATCCTGAGCCTTGTGGGGGGCGCCGTCATCGGCGAGAACCTTGCGATAGAGGACCGGCTAAACCAGGTCGGAAGGGCTCTTGAAGCCCGGTTCCCTCAGAAGAGCGGCGACTTCACGAAGGGATTCGTTACGGCGACGCTCATATATTGCATCGGGGCGATGGCGGTAATGGGTGCCATCGAGGAAGGGTTGTCGGGGAGACGCGACATACTGTACGCCAAATCCCTCCTGGACGGCGTCACATCGGTGATCCTCTCCTCGGCAATGGGGCTCGGCGTGATGTTCTCGGCCGTGCCTGTCCTGGTGTACCAGGGCTCCATATCCCTCATGGCGCAGGCAATCGAACGCTTCCTCACGGAGGCGGCGATCAGGGAGGTTAGCGCCACTGGCGGCCTCATGATCGTGGGAATAGGGTTGAACATGCTGGGCGCCACGAAGATCCCCGTAGGGAACCTGCTGCCCGGCCTGGTGATCGCGGCCGTGCTGGCGATGACCGGGATTCTCGCATAA
- a CDS encoding ParB/RepB/Spo0J family partition protein has product MQKRGLGRGLEALIPDIDAGPPAQPQEIPVGDVMPNALQPRRRFDDAKMEELVKSVKEHGVVQPVLVRRRGDRYELIAGERRWRAAQAAGLRTVPAVVREMGDREVMEVALIENLQREDLNPMEEAEAFERLAREFGLTQEETASRVGKSRTHITNMIRLLQLHEPVQMMVRDGRLSMGHARAIVSLRPAEQSGVAQAVVDRGLSVRETESLARKIAAGDKGKKSRGSKVTGRGAGTAELGDAEGLLMEALGTRVRIEGNERKGRIEISFYSRDDLERIVGIILGGKGETQGKAAGKIG; this is encoded by the coding sequence GTGCAGAAAAGAGGACTAGGTAGAGGCCTCGAGGCCCTCATCCCGGACATCGACGCCGGGCCGCCGGCTCAGCCGCAGGAGATACCGGTCGGCGACGTGATGCCTAACGCGCTTCAGCCCCGGCGCAGGTTCGACGACGCGAAGATGGAGGAGCTCGTCAAGTCAGTCAAGGAGCACGGGGTAGTGCAGCCCGTGCTCGTCAGGAGGCGGGGAGACAGGTACGAGCTCATCGCCGGCGAGCGGCGCTGGCGGGCGGCTCAGGCCGCCGGCCTCCGGACAGTCCCGGCGGTAGTTCGCGAGATGGGCGACCGCGAGGTCATGGAGGTCGCCCTGATAGAGAACCTCCAGAGGGAGGACCTGAACCCCATGGAGGAGGCGGAAGCATTCGAAAGGCTGGCGCGTGAGTTTGGGCTGACACAGGAAGAGACCGCGTCCAGGGTGGGGAAGAGCCGTACTCACATAACGAACATGATACGCCTCCTGCAACTGCACGAGCCGGTTCAGATGATGGTCCGGGACGGACGGTTGAGCATGGGTCACGCGAGGGCGATAGTAAGCCTTCGGCCGGCGGAGCAATCTGGGGTGGCGCAGGCGGTGGTGGACCGTGGATTGTCGGTCAGGGAGACGGAGTCTCTCGCCAGGAAGATTGCGGCCGGAGACAAGGGGAAAAAGAGTCGCGGCTCGAAGGTGACGGGGCGGGGCGCCGGCACCGCGGAACTGGGGGACGCGGAGGGACTCTTGATGGAGGCCCTCGGCACCAGAGTCCGGATCGAAGGTAACGAGCGGAAGGGCCGCATCGAGATATCGTTCTACAGCAGGGACGACCTGGAGCGAATCGTGGGCATCATACTGGGTGGTAAGGGCGAGACCCAAGGCAAAGCGGCCGGCAAGATCGGGTAG
- a CDS encoding ParA family protein: MARVIAIANQKGGVGKTTTAVNLGTCIAELGRRVLVVDVDPQGNATSGLGLDRKKVRRSIYDALINNVPLREIVCATAIRGLDTVPSTLDLAGAEIELVAVERRETRLRQAVEGVRGDYEFIFMDCPPSLGLLTLNALTAADSILVPIQCEYYALEGLGQLMRTVARVQQHLNPGLVVEGVVLTMFDGRTNLSIQVAEEVKRYFRSKVYRTVVPRNVRLSEAPSHGKPITLYDSRSRGADVYKELAKEVTERAEKRTR, encoded by the coding sequence ATGGCGAGGGTTATTGCGATAGCGAACCAGAAAGGCGGAGTGGGGAAGACGACCACGGCTGTCAATCTGGGGACGTGCATCGCGGAATTGGGCCGGAGAGTCCTCGTCGTCGACGTTGATCCGCAGGGCAACGCGACGAGCGGGCTGGGTCTGGACAGGAAAAAGGTCCGCAGGTCCATATACGATGCCCTCATAAACAACGTACCGCTGCGGGAGATCGTCTGCGCGACAGCTATCCGGGGACTGGACACCGTTCCGTCCACCCTCGACCTGGCGGGAGCCGAGATCGAGCTCGTAGCCGTCGAGAGGAGAGAAACGCGGCTGAGGCAGGCGGTGGAAGGGGTCCGCGGCGACTACGAGTTCATATTCATGGATTGTCCTCCTTCTCTTGGCCTCCTCACCCTCAATGCGCTCACGGCGGCGGATTCCATCCTGGTGCCCATCCAGTGCGAGTATTACGCGCTGGAGGGACTCGGGCAGCTCATGAGGACTGTGGCGCGCGTGCAACAGCACCTGAACCCAGGGCTGGTGGTCGAAGGGGTTGTGCTTACGATGTTCGACGGCAGGACGAACCTGTCGATACAGGTGGCGGAGGAGGTCAAGCGGTACTTCCGCTCGAAGGTGTACCGGACTGTCGTCCCGAGGAACGTCCGGCTGAGCGAAGCTCCGAGTCACGGGAAACCCATCACGTTGTACGATTCCCGCTCGCGCGGGGCAGATGTGTACAAAGAGCTTGCGAAGGAAGTGACTGAGCGTGCAGAAAAGAGGACTAGGTAG
- a CDS encoding ParB/RepB/Spo0J family partition protein, translated as MKRTPWLRALSGSRDPVQAGVAARKTEKPPEVVEIPAASILFSPFQPREDAGGDIAELCESIKTHGLIQPVVVRRTGAGYELVAGERRVRACKMAGVERIPAIVRDYDDRASALAALIENVQREDLRPLEEAEAYCRLSAEFGLTQEQVAQAVGLSQPAVANKIRLLRLPEEVKDALRSGAITERHARALLRLESKEAQLEALGSIVRQRLTVQESEALVEGSVENATPRGRRKKLRLRVFKDARLFVNSFRSAVGALRRAGLDATLEERESEGFIEVVMRIPKPKRTV; from the coding sequence ATGAAGCGGACTCCCTGGTTGAGGGCGTTATCTGGTTCCAGAGACCCTGTGCAGGCTGGAGTAGCAGCCCGCAAGACGGAGAAGCCCCCGGAAGTCGTGGAGATTCCCGCGGCCTCGATATTGTTCAGTCCCTTTCAGCCCCGCGAGGACGCGGGCGGCGACATCGCGGAGCTGTGTGAATCCATCAAAACCCACGGTTTGATTCAACCGGTCGTGGTCAGGCGCACCGGGGCAGGGTATGAGCTTGTTGCCGGCGAGAGAAGGGTCAGGGCCTGCAAGATGGCGGGCGTCGAGAGGATCCCCGCCATAGTCAGGGATTACGACGACAGGGCATCGGCCCTCGCAGCCCTGATCGAGAATGTCCAGAGGGAGGATCTACGCCCGCTGGAGGAGGCGGAGGCATACTGCCGGCTCTCGGCGGAGTTCGGTCTCACCCAGGAGCAGGTTGCGCAGGCGGTCGGCTTGAGCCAGCCCGCGGTGGCGAACAAGATCCGCCTGCTCAGGCTGCCTGAAGAGGTGAAGGATGCGCTCAGGTCCGGCGCGATCACGGAACGCCATGCGAGGGCTTTGCTGAGGCTCGAGAGTAAGGAGGCCCAGCTGGAAGCACTGGGGAGCATTGTGCGGCAGCGGCTGACTGTGCAGGAATCGGAGGCGCTGGTCGAGGGGTCTGTGGAGAACGCCACCCCACGGGGCAGGCGGAAGAAGCTGCGATTGCGGGTGTTCAAGGACGCGCGGCTTTTCGTGAACTCCTTCAGGTCGGCAGTTGGAGCGCTCCGCCGCGCGGGGCTCGACGCGACGCTCGAAGAAAGGGAATCCGAAGGATTCATCGAGGTGGTAATGAGGATACCGAAGCCGAAACGGACGGTGTGA